The Hymenobacter baengnokdamensis genome includes a region encoding these proteins:
- a CDS encoding PAS domain-containing protein: MTSPTPTLPAAAPHDFAALELELRQARAEAATARQQLAALTDSLSEGLLLIGADGYVLLINDQFCRLIGLQLPAGQWLGIKALKLAGQVREYVADPVAYDEEITQELSETRRSGPLLLRDGRTLERESHRVSLGDTSGWLLSYRDVTRHRQMEAQRDAQRRFYETILDEVPVEIAVLDEQRRYVYVNPQAVPDAEHRAWLPGRTLREYCARYGFPMALAEYRDRMFEQAEASTEPVNWDDCTPVPGGEVHHQRQFKLLSGAGKGLPYMLGSGLDVTARVQAEERSQRSEAARREQQEFIQQVLDTSPNPIYVRDSAGQVVFGNRALFKLDEPQPQLPNEALRNIKAQEAAQYAAVDAQVLATGREVAAEEPSTSPTGELRWFYSIKRPLVRPDGTVQVLGVSTDITALKAAQLAAEESAKARENFLANMSHEIRTPMNGVLGMAALLAKTRLSPQQQEFVRTIRSSGAHLLGVLNDVLDVSKIHSGKLEMEHVAFHLHESMQQAVATLTLQAQDKGLTFGFKPFASDEVPWVLSDPFRLNQILLNLLSNAIKFTTSGSVWLRSFLVGETDEELLVRFTVQDSGIGIGEEALERIFESFTQAYADTTRRYGGTGLGLTISRALVTQLGASYR; this comes from the coding sequence TTGACCTCTCCTACGCCCACCCTGCCAGCCGCTGCGCCTCATGACTTTGCTGCCCTGGAGCTGGAATTGCGCCAGGCCCGCGCCGAGGCGGCTACCGCCCGCCAACAGCTTGCGGCCCTTACCGACTCGCTGAGCGAAGGGCTTCTGCTAATTGGAGCCGATGGGTACGTGCTGCTTATTAATGACCAGTTTTGCCGCCTCATCGGCTTGCAGCTGCCGGCGGGGCAGTGGTTAGGAATAAAAGCCTTGAAGCTGGCAGGCCAGGTACGCGAGTACGTGGCCGACCCCGTGGCCTATGACGAAGAAATAACGCAGGAGCTAAGCGAAACCCGGCGTAGCGGCCCGCTGCTGCTGCGCGATGGGCGTACCCTGGAGCGCGAGTCGCACCGCGTGAGCCTGGGCGATACAAGCGGCTGGCTGCTGAGCTACCGTGATGTGACCCGGCACCGCCAGATGGAAGCCCAGCGCGACGCGCAGCGCCGATTTTACGAAACTATTCTGGATGAGGTACCGGTCGAGATTGCCGTGCTCGACGAGCAGCGCCGCTATGTGTACGTCAATCCGCAGGCCGTGCCTGATGCCGAGCACCGCGCCTGGCTGCCCGGCCGCACGCTTCGGGAATACTGCGCCCGCTATGGGTTTCCGATGGCCCTGGCCGAATACCGCGACCGCATGTTTGAGCAGGCCGAGGCTAGCACGGAGCCGGTCAACTGGGATGACTGCACCCCGGTACCCGGCGGCGAAGTGCACCACCAGCGGCAGTTCAAGCTGCTGTCGGGGGCCGGGAAGGGCCTGCCCTACATGCTGGGAAGCGGCCTCGATGTAACGGCCCGCGTGCAGGCCGAGGAGCGCAGCCAGCGCAGCGAGGCGGCCCGGCGTGAGCAGCAGGAATTTATTCAGCAGGTGCTCGATACCAGCCCTAACCCGATATATGTGCGCGATTCTGCTGGCCAGGTAGTATTTGGCAACCGGGCGTTGTTTAAGCTTGATGAGCCTCAGCCTCAGCTACCTAATGAGGCGCTACGCAACATAAAAGCGCAGGAAGCTGCGCAGTATGCCGCCGTAGATGCCCAGGTGCTGGCTACTGGCCGCGAAGTAGCCGCCGAAGAGCCATCAACTTCCCCAACTGGCGAGCTGCGCTGGTTTTATTCTATCAAGCGCCCGCTGGTGCGCCCCGATGGCACGGTGCAGGTGCTGGGCGTGAGCACCGATATCACGGCGCTGAAAGCTGCTCAGCTGGCCGCCGAAGAATCGGCGAAAGCCCGCGAAAACTTTCTGGCCAATATGAGCCACGAAATTCGCACTCCCATGAACGGTGTGCTGGGGATGGCTGCCCTGCTGGCCAAAACCCGTCTTAGCCCGCAGCAGCAGGAGTTTGTCCGCACCATTCGCAGCTCGGGCGCCCATTTGCTGGGCGTGCTCAACGACGTGCTCGATGTGTCTAAAATCCATTCGGGCAAGCTGGAGATGGAGCACGTGGCGTTTCATCTCCACGAGTCGATGCAGCAGGCCGTGGCCACGCTCACCCTCCAGGCCCAGGACAAAGGGCTGACGTTCGGCTTCAAGCCCTTTGCCAGCGACGAAGTACCCTGGGTATTGAGCGACCCGTTTCGCCTCAATCAGATTCTGCTCAACCTGCTTTCCAACGCCATAAAATTCACTACCAGTGGCAGCGTGTGGCTACGCAGCTTTCTGGTGGGCGAAACCGACGAAGAGCTGCTGGTGCGATTTACGGTGCAGGACTCCGGCATTGGCATTGGCGAAGAAGCGCTGGAGCGCATTTTTGAAAGCTTCACGCAGGCCTATGCCGATACCACCCGGCGCTACGGCGGTACGGGCCTGGGGCTTACCATCAGCCGGGCGCTGGTAACGCAGCTGGGGGCGAGCTACAGGTAA
- a CDS encoding response regulator gives MLLAEDNPINRTVARLHLVQWGVEVDEAEDGLVALQKLQAQLYDVVLMDIQMPGMSGIEVTQRLRLMPEHARAALPVLALTANVFRSDNEKYLAAGMDDYLAKPFTEEDLYAKLVALLSRPQAEPGPAGLPAYSLTRLREEVKGNATFVAAMVNSFLTHMPASLQKVRAAAEAHDWLQVAELVHHIKPNILTLDIEAARAVLPILEPAPALFPTPDAPARQVAVTQLLAAIEAVLLELPGELTQPAGHQAARR, from the coding sequence GTGCTGCTGGCCGAAGACAACCCCATCAACCGCACCGTAGCCCGCCTGCACCTGGTGCAGTGGGGCGTGGAGGTAGACGAAGCCGAGGATGGACTGGTGGCCCTGCAAAAGCTCCAGGCCCAGCTCTACGATGTGGTGCTGATGGATATCCAAATGCCCGGCATGAGCGGTATTGAGGTGACGCAGCGCCTGCGCCTTATGCCCGAACACGCCCGGGCTGCCCTGCCCGTGCTGGCCCTCACGGCCAACGTGTTTCGGAGCGATAACGAAAAATACCTGGCCGCCGGGATGGACGACTACCTGGCCAAGCCCTTTACCGAAGAAGACTTGTATGCCAAGCTGGTAGCTTTGCTAAGCCGGCCGCAAGCTGAGCCGGGGCCGGCCGGACTGCCTGCCTACAGCCTTACCCGCCTGCGCGAAGAAGTAAAAGGCAATGCCACCTTCGTGGCGGCAATGGTCAACTCTTTTCTAACGCACATGCCCGCCAGCCTGCAAAAAGTGCGGGCGGCAGCCGAAGCCCACGACTGGCTACAGGTAGCGGAGCTGGTGCATCACATCAAGCCCAATATTCTTACCCTCGATATCGAAGCTGCCCGGGCGGTGCTACCCATCCTGGAGCCCGCGCCGGCGCTGTTTCCAACCCCCGACGCGCCCGCCCGCCAGGTGGCCGTGACGCAGCTGCTGGCCGCTATCGAAGCCGTATTGCTGGAGCTGCCGGGCGAGCTTACCCAGCCGGCCGGGCACCAAGCGGCGCGACGCTAA
- a CDS encoding LytR/AlgR family response regulator transcription factor, producing MPTSLAPLMNFTGTSTAAALPQLACVVVDDNEMNRLMLEHYVNITDGLVLAGSFADGVTCLNYFRKGGTADILLLDISMPELTGLDLVRILPEPTPAVVLVTSHRDYAVDAFELRVSDYLVKPLDYARFIRTVDRIRSERIAHAPAPEELGEAMFGADGNALFLKINNRLTRINFDEVLYIEAMSMYSVLVTLKHKHIVYATLKTFEERLPFAHFVRVHRSYMVNTELIEAVEDNQLQLPGGHEVPVAKAYQEGFFKRLRGI from the coding sequence GTGCCTACCTCTCTTGCTCCTCTGATGAACTTTACCGGCACTTCTACTGCGGCTGCTTTACCCCAGCTAGCCTGCGTCGTAGTTGATGACAATGAAATGAACCGGCTCATGCTGGAGCATTACGTAAACATCACCGATGGGCTTGTGCTCGCCGGCTCTTTTGCCGACGGCGTGACCTGCCTGAACTACTTTCGAAAAGGTGGAACTGCTGATATCCTGCTGCTTGATATTAGTATGCCCGAGCTTACCGGCCTCGACCTGGTACGCATTCTGCCCGAGCCTACCCCGGCGGTGGTCCTCGTAACCTCCCACCGCGATTACGCCGTTGATGCCTTCGAGCTGCGCGTGTCCGATTACCTGGTAAAGCCGCTCGACTATGCCCGCTTTATCCGGACGGTAGACCGCATCCGGAGCGAGCGCATAGCCCACGCCCCAGCCCCCGAAGAGCTGGGCGAGGCTATGTTCGGAGCCGATGGCAACGCCTTGTTTTTAAAGATAAATAACCGCCTCACCCGCATCAATTTCGATGAAGTGCTGTACATCGAAGCCATGTCGATGTACTCGGTGCTCGTAACGCTAAAGCATAAGCACATTGTGTATGCTACACTCAAGACCTTTGAAGAGCGTCTGCCGTTCGCGCACTTCGTGCGCGTGCACCGCTCCTACATGGTAAATACCGAGCTCATCGAAGCAGTAGAAGACAATCAGCTGCAGCTGCCCGGCGGCCACGAAGTACCCGTGGCTAAGGCTTACCAGGAGGGCTTTTTCAAGCGGCTGCGCGGCATTTAG
- a CDS encoding cytochrome c maturation protein CcmE domain-containing protein encodes MKKSHIFVLVVIAAAVGIIISTMSDASTYSTFTIARQQAAAGNPAKVHVVGTLPRDADKRPIGLEYDPVANPNYFAFTMVDTLHVAQRVVYRNPKPQDLDKSEQVVIVGAMKDGVFEADQILTKCPSKYVEKDLGKTGPPATAMNN; translated from the coding sequence ATGAAAAAGTCGCACATTTTTGTTTTAGTGGTTATCGCGGCCGCGGTAGGTATTATCATCAGTACTATGTCGGATGCCAGTACGTATTCGACGTTTACTATCGCCCGGCAGCAGGCAGCCGCTGGCAACCCGGCGAAGGTGCACGTAGTGGGCACCCTGCCCCGCGATGCCGATAAGCGCCCGATAGGCCTGGAATATGACCCCGTAGCTAACCCAAACTACTTCGCCTTCACTATGGTAGATACGCTACACGTAGCGCAGCGCGTGGTGTACCGTAATCCTAAGCCGCAGGACCTCGATAAGTCGGAGCAGGTGGTGATTGTAGGAGCCATGAAAGACGGCGTTTTTGAGGCCGACCAGATTCTGACCAAATGCCCCAGTAAATATGTGGAGAAAGACCTGGGCAAAACTGGTCCGCCCGCCACAGCCATGAATAATTAA
- a CDS encoding CcmD family protein, producing the protein MKNNLLSRSLAWLLPLLLLAGPVLAQASAVAADQPEMADALRQSGKIYVVVLVIVIILSGLLLYLVRLDRKVSRLEREVEGR; encoded by the coding sequence ATGAAAAACAACTTGCTTAGCCGGTCGCTGGCCTGGCTGCTGCCCTTGCTGCTGCTGGCTGGCCCGGTCCTGGCTCAGGCCAGCGCCGTGGCGGCCGACCAGCCCGAGATGGCCGATGCCCTGCGCCAGAGCGGCAAAATCTACGTGGTCGTGCTGGTTATTGTCATCATTCTAAGCGGCCTGCTGCTGTATCTGGTGCGCCTCGACCGCAAGGTGAGTCGCCTGGAGCGCGAGGTAGAGGGCCGCTGA
- the ccsA gene encoding cytochrome c biogenesis protein CcsA gives MKWWKYLAIVLLLYTAVMGLLGHVPRLAILNETERNLYFHVPMWFGMTIILLASVVNSIRYLRSPSTHLDILAHESAKTGILLGCLGLMTGSLWARYTWGTWWTTDVKLNGAAVTMLIYAAYLVLRGAVPDEQQRARLSAIYNIFAFAAAIPLLFIMPRLASASLHPGMGGNPGFSKYDLDSAMRMVFYPAVIGWTLLGVWITEVACRLAFVKEKIYEKQLA, from the coding sequence ATGAAGTGGTGGAAATACCTGGCCATTGTGCTGCTGCTCTACACGGCGGTGATGGGCCTGCTGGGCCATGTGCCCCGCCTGGCTATTCTCAACGAAACGGAGCGCAATCTGTACTTCCACGTGCCGATGTGGTTTGGGATGACCATTATCCTCCTCGCTTCGGTCGTCAACTCTATCCGCTACCTGCGCAGCCCCAGCACGCACCTCGATATTCTGGCCCACGAGTCGGCCAAAACCGGCATTTTGCTGGGCTGCCTGGGGCTGATGACCGGCAGCCTGTGGGCCCGCTACACCTGGGGCACCTGGTGGACTACCGACGTGAAGCTCAACGGGGCGGCCGTTACCATGCTCATTTATGCGGCTTACCTGGTGCTGCGCGGGGCCGTGCCCGATGAGCAGCAGCGGGCGCGGCTTTCGGCCATCTATAATATTTTTGCGTTTGCGGCGGCCATTCCGCTGCTGTTTATCATGCCCCGGCTGGCATCGGCGTCGCTGCACCCCGGCATGGGGGGCAATCCCGGCTTCTCGAAGTACGACCTTGATAGCGCAATGCGCATGGTGTTTTATCCGGCCGTTATCGGCTGGACGCTCCTGGGCGTCTGGATTACCGAAGTAGCTTGCCGCCTGGCTTTTGTAAAAGAGAAAATATATGAAAAACAACTTGCTTAG
- a CDS encoding heme exporter protein CcmB, which translates to MFWVILLFAALGAAGRGLAQESAGLRLYYYTVARPEAVILAKIFYNALLLLALAIPGLLLYTLLLGNPVQDWLLYTSSIALGALSLASSLTLVSGIAARAGQGGGTLLAVLGLPVLVPVLLLLVKVSKNALDGLPWEASQSSVITLVALNFIVGAVSYLLFPFLWRS; encoded by the coding sequence CTGTTCTGGGTTATTCTGCTCTTTGCGGCCCTCGGGGCGGCGGGGCGGGGGCTGGCCCAGGAGTCGGCCGGCCTGCGGCTCTACTATTACACCGTGGCCCGGCCCGAGGCCGTAATACTGGCTAAGATTTTTTACAACGCGCTATTGCTGTTGGCGCTGGCTATTCCGGGGCTGCTGCTGTATACCTTGCTGCTCGGCAACCCGGTGCAGGACTGGCTGCTTTACACTAGCAGTATTGCGCTGGGTGCCCTGAGCCTGGCTTCGTCGCTGACGCTGGTATCGGGTATTGCGGCGCGGGCCGGGCAGGGGGGTGGTACGCTGCTGGCTGTGCTGGGCTTGCCGGTGCTGGTGCCCGTGCTGCTGCTGCTGGTGAAAGTAAGTAAAAATGCGCTTGATGGCCTGCCCTGGGAAGCCAGCCAGAGCTCGGTCATTACGCTGGTGGCGCTGAACTTTATTGTGGGCGCGGTGTCTTATCTGTTGTTTCCTTTTCTATGGCGCAGCTGA
- a CDS encoding PD40 domain-containing protein, whose translation MNFFQSFRRLAAGPLREAGYWVLLLLLAGATVLPARAQTAQEPFGRVRIQYKKFNWEEFSTQNFNVYFYAGGEASARRTAEYAEQELQRITALVGYFPYSKTTLMLYNSVGDLRQSNIGLPVANAVNGGEAQLAKQTKVQVAFTGRQTDFKRELSFQITQVLLNDMLYGGSLREVLQSNYMLQLPDWFVSGASAYAAEGWSIDMDAYMRDMVRQYPSGNRTAQFFTRNPRLAGHSIWNYIAERYGYGTVQNVLNLTRITRDVEVGISSSLNVPYKVFLRNWVSYYRDINTGGALATLVVPAEANRLSSRNKRGLDVFSQPVFSPDGQHLAYAVNEQGRYHVVIANRDGSHRHTLLQGGYRTPDQQVETRLPVLAWRGNAQLAVAEMQQGRMTLHVHDATRTVLVGRLRGALRLRHPATIFAPYDEVLDMNYSADGKALVFTAVQNGQNDIYLLRAGSRQPERLTNDLFDDQQAVFMPNGQEVVFSSNRYLDSTGHARPATFPNVVNNYDLFICHLDGRATPIEPLVSTISNETRPRPLSDDEIVYLGEESGVRGLFRYSRKTGQHQPVSNFAANIQDFDLSMPSGALAFIPQVQARDLLFLYPHYDLPANLVVGKTSRQRILENRSQPAPVRPQAAAPQTAAPATTPAAATPAATATPGKHRGSTAPLNPNNYQFEEDEDVAPVRPRRTPARAATTTGRPGSSPAIAGPYRYDTRFMADNLMTGVAIDPLLGFGLSLQANLSDAFENNRFQASIFGQLDFRTSNINVSYTNVTRRFDWTLAYQKQAYFFDDGTGSGQLLRFGRHEVAPTLAYPLTHSLSLRGGPRYDNISRALTGNSTTDGDIARNYLGYNAELVFDNSRATGVNMLVGTRMKVGILQINDIQTKANNFGKFYIDLRHYQKIHRQIVWANRASYGQFFGLAESGSNPQVFRLGGMDNWINQSYTGDRLLVPAGSNQALPDPTTMFYQQFVTNLRGFDLSKRTGTRYVLFNSELRIPIVQYFANRPIYSGFLRNLQFVGFFDAGTAYNGTNPFGEDNSNNTVPIANVNSGSPFFGTVTNFSNPILMGYGAGVRSSLLGFYVKFDMAWARENYVTSKPKPYLTLGHDF comes from the coding sequence GTGAATTTTTTCCAATCATTTCGCCGGCTTGCCGCCGGCCCACTGCGGGAAGCAGGCTATTGGGTACTGCTGCTGTTGCTGGCCGGCGCCACGGTGCTGCCCGCCCGCGCCCAAACTGCCCAGGAGCCCTTTGGCCGGGTGCGCATTCAGTACAAGAAATTCAATTGGGAGGAGTTTTCAACCCAGAATTTCAACGTCTATTTTTATGCAGGCGGAGAAGCAAGCGCCCGCCGCACGGCCGAGTATGCCGAGCAGGAGCTGCAACGCATTACGGCCCTGGTGGGGTACTTCCCCTACAGCAAGACCACGCTCATGCTCTACAACTCGGTCGGCGACCTGCGGCAGAGCAACATCGGGCTGCCCGTGGCCAATGCCGTGAACGGGGGCGAGGCCCAGCTGGCCAAGCAAACTAAAGTACAAGTGGCCTTTACGGGCCGCCAAACCGACTTCAAGCGCGAGCTGAGCTTCCAGATAACGCAGGTGCTGCTCAACGATATGCTATACGGCGGCTCGCTGCGTGAAGTATTGCAAAGTAACTATATGTTGCAGCTGCCCGACTGGTTTGTCAGTGGGGCCTCGGCCTACGCGGCCGAGGGCTGGAGCATCGACATGGATGCGTACATGCGCGACATGGTGCGCCAGTACCCAAGCGGCAACCGGACGGCCCAGTTCTTTACCCGCAACCCGCGGCTGGCCGGCCACAGCATCTGGAATTACATTGCCGAGCGCTACGGCTACGGCACGGTGCAGAACGTGCTGAATCTTACGCGCATCACCCGCGACGTGGAAGTAGGCATCTCGTCGTCGCTCAATGTGCCCTACAAGGTATTTTTGCGTAATTGGGTGAGCTACTACCGCGATATCAACACGGGGGGCGCGCTGGCTACCCTGGTGGTGCCCGCCGAGGCTAACCGCCTCAGCAGCCGCAATAAGCGTGGGCTCGACGTGTTTTCGCAGCCCGTTTTCAGCCCCGATGGCCAGCACCTGGCCTACGCCGTAAATGAGCAGGGCCGCTACCATGTGGTAATAGCTAACCGCGACGGCTCGCACCGCCACACGCTGCTTCAGGGCGGCTACCGTACGCCCGACCAGCAGGTAGAAACCCGGCTGCCCGTGCTGGCCTGGCGCGGCAATGCCCAGCTTGCCGTGGCCGAGATGCAGCAAGGCCGCATGACCCTGCACGTGCACGATGCCACCCGCACGGTGTTAGTTGGCCGCTTGCGCGGCGCGCTCCGCCTACGCCACCCGGCCACCATTTTCGCGCCCTATGATGAGGTGCTTGATATGAACTACTCGGCCGATGGCAAAGCGCTGGTATTTACGGCCGTGCAAAATGGGCAGAACGATATCTATTTGCTGCGGGCCGGCAGCCGGCAGCCCGAAAGGCTGACCAATGACCTGTTTGACGACCAGCAGGCAGTATTTATGCCCAACGGCCAGGAAGTGGTATTCAGCTCTAACCGCTACCTCGACTCGACCGGCCATGCCCGGCCGGCTACTTTTCCGAACGTAGTCAACAACTACGACCTGTTTATCTGCCACCTCGATGGCCGCGCTACGCCCATTGAGCCGCTGGTAAGCACTATCTCCAACGAAACCCGCCCCCGCCCGCTTTCCGACGACGAGATAGTGTACCTGGGCGAAGAAAGCGGGGTGCGGGGGTTGTTTCGCTACTCGCGCAAAACCGGCCAGCACCAGCCGGTAAGCAACTTTGCGGCGAATATTCAGGACTTTGACCTCAGCATGCCTTCGGGCGCGCTGGCCTTTATTCCGCAGGTGCAGGCCCGCGACCTGCTCTTCCTGTATCCGCACTACGACCTGCCTGCCAACCTGGTAGTTGGCAAAACCTCGCGCCAGCGCATTCTGGAAAACCGCTCGCAGCCGGCGCCGGTACGGCCGCAGGCTGCCGCGCCGCAAACGGCGGCCCCCGCCACCACGCCTGCGGCGGCTACGCCGGCTGCCACTGCCACGCCGGGCAAACATCGTGGCAGCACCGCGCCGCTCAACCCCAACAACTATCAGTTTGAGGAGGATGAGGATGTTGCGCCGGTACGCCCTCGCCGTACGCCGGCCCGCGCGGCTACCACTACCGGCAGGCCGGGAAGCAGCCCGGCCATTGCCGGCCCTTACCGCTACGACACCCGCTTCATGGCCGATAACCTGATGACAGGCGTGGCTATCGACCCCCTGCTGGGCTTCGGGTTGTCGCTGCAGGCCAACCTTTCCGATGCGTTTGAGAATAACCGCTTTCAGGCCAGCATCTTTGGGCAGCTCGATTTCCGTACGAGCAACATCAACGTTTCGTACACCAATGTGACCCGGCGCTTCGACTGGACCCTGGCGTATCAGAAGCAGGCTTATTTCTTCGATGATGGCACGGGCTCGGGTCAGCTGCTGCGCTTTGGCCGCCACGAGGTGGCTCCTACGCTGGCCTACCCGCTCACGCATAGCCTGAGCTTGCGGGGCGGGCCCCGCTACGACAACATTAGCCGGGCGCTTACCGGCAACAGCACGACCGACGGTGACATTGCCCGTAACTACTTGGGCTACAACGCCGAACTGGTGTTCGATAACTCGCGGGCCACCGGGGTCAATATGTTGGTAGGTACCCGCATGAAAGTGGGTATATTGCAAATTAACGATATTCAGACCAAGGCCAACAACTTTGGCAAGTTCTACATCGACCTGCGTCACTATCAAAAGATTCATCGCCAGATAGTGTGGGCCAACCGGGCCAGCTACGGCCAGTTTTTTGGGTTGGCCGAGTCGGGTAGCAATCCGCAGGTGTTTCGCCTCGGTGGCATGGACAACTGGATAAACCAAAGCTATACCGGCGACCGCCTGCTGGTGCCTGCGGGCAGCAATCAGGCTCTGCCCGACCCCACTACCATGTTCTACCAGCAGTTCGTAACCAATCTGCGGGGCTTTGACCTGAGCAAGCGCACCGGCACGCGCTACGTGCTGTTCAATAGTGAGCTGCGCATTCCCATTGTGCAGTATTTCGCCAACCGGCCCATCTATTCCGGCTTTCTGCGGAATCTGCAGTTTGTGGGCTTCTTCGATGCGGGTACCGCTTACAATGGCACTAACCCGTTTGGCGAAGACAATTCCAACAATACCGTTCCCATCGCCAACGTCAACTCGGGCAGCCCCTTCTTCGGTACCGTCACCAACTTCAGCAATCCCATCCTGATGGGCTACGGGGCCGGCGTGCGCAGCAGTCTGCTGGGCTTTTACGTGAAGTTCGACATGGCCTGGGCCCGCGAAAACTACGTAACCTCCAAGCCCAAGCCCTATCTCACGCTGGGCCACGACTTTTAA
- a CDS encoding NAD(P)/FAD-dependent oxidoreductase → MTDFSDYDYLLVGHGIAGAVLARELRGRGYRVLVYDDPRPDTASRVAAGLMNPVAGKRFALTWRAQETLPYAVAYYEALAAEFGEDFFQASPILKVFGSEQEQQQMLARASANPWEGFVEKIESAPIERAGLLAPFGGAWLRGGGHLRVEWLLNLLARQGRAEGWLREETFSWQHLVSSGTGVAYAPGQLRARQVVCCQGVAALACPHFSWLPLTPNQGAVLDVVVPGLSPDQVLNRGAYVVPAGSEGQFRVGATYRWPPFATEPDDSDRRELAGRLAGLTALPFEVRGERRAVRPAVRDRRPLLGRHPTLPWLTLFGGFGSKGVSLAPRLAALLAEHLGSGAELWPDVTLARYYAHCPS, encoded by the coding sequence ATGACTGATTTCTCCGACTACGATTACCTGCTAGTAGGGCACGGCATTGCCGGGGCGGTGCTGGCGCGCGAGCTGCGCGGGCGCGGCTACCGCGTGCTGGTGTACGACGACCCCCGGCCCGATACGGCGTCCCGCGTGGCGGCTGGCCTTATGAACCCCGTGGCCGGCAAGCGCTTTGCCCTTACCTGGCGGGCGCAGGAAACGCTGCCTTACGCTGTTGCCTACTATGAAGCCCTTGCTGCCGAATTTGGCGAAGATTTTTTTCAGGCCAGTCCTATTCTGAAGGTATTCGGCTCCGAGCAGGAGCAGCAGCAGATGCTGGCGCGGGCCTCAGCCAACCCCTGGGAAGGCTTCGTCGAGAAAATCGAGTCGGCGCCCATTGAGCGGGCGGGTCTGCTGGCTCCCTTTGGCGGCGCCTGGCTGCGCGGGGGCGGCCACCTGCGCGTAGAGTGGCTTTTGAACTTGCTTGCCCGGCAAGGCCGGGCGGAGGGCTGGCTGCGCGAAGAAACTTTTAGCTGGCAGCACCTCGTTAGCAGCGGCACGGGCGTGGCTTATGCGCCGGGGCAGCTACGGGCGCGGCAGGTAGTGTGCTGCCAGGGCGTAGCGGCGCTGGCTTGCCCGCACTTCAGCTGGCTGCCGCTTACCCCAAATCAGGGCGCGGTGCTCGATGTGGTAGTGCCCGGCCTTAGCCCGGACCAGGTACTCAATCGGGGTGCCTACGTAGTGCCGGCCGGGTCCGAAGGCCAGTTTCGGGTGGGCGCCACCTACCGCTGGCCGCCTTTTGCTACCGAGCCCGACGACAGTGACCGGCGCGAGCTGGCCGGGCGGCTGGCCGGGCTTACGGCCCTGCCGTTTGAGGTGCGGGGCGAGCGCCGCGCCGTGCGGCCCGCCGTGCGCGACCGCCGCCCGCTGCTGGGCCGGCATCCCACCCTGCCGTGGCTGACCCTTTTTGGCGGCTTTGGCTCCAAGGGGGTGAGCCTGGCTCCGCGCTTGGCCGCCTTGCTAGCCGAACACCTTGGCAGTGGTGCCGAGCTCTGGCCCGATGTTACCTTAGCTCGTTACTATGCGCATTGTCCTTCCTAA
- a CDS encoding MBL fold metallo-hydrolase, producing the protein MLRIVSFTFNAFSENTYLLIDEASRATAIVDPGAYSADEQRTLRHYLESEKLVVQYLLNTHAHIDHVLGNAFVLRHYPNIPFLLHSLDLPTLRAVPTYAGPYGFAAYEPAEPTGELTAGQVIELGESRLEVRFAPGHAPGHVVLYDAAGGQLVGGDVLFKGSVGRTDLPGGDHATLLASIRKELFSLPDATVVYPGHGPATTIGEERRSNPFLQ; encoded by the coding sequence ATGCTCCGAATAGTCAGCTTTACCTTCAACGCTTTCAGCGAGAATACTTACCTGCTTATCGACGAGGCGAGCCGGGCCACGGCCATTGTGGACCCCGGCGCCTACTCGGCCGATGAGCAGCGCACCCTGCGCCACTACCTCGAAAGCGAAAAGCTGGTTGTGCAGTACCTGCTCAATACTCACGCCCACATCGACCACGTGCTGGGCAATGCCTTTGTGCTGCGGCACTACCCAAACATACCCTTTTTGCTACATTCGCTCGACCTGCCCACCCTGCGGGCCGTGCCAACTTACGCCGGCCCCTACGGCTTTGCGGCCTACGAGCCGGCCGAGCCCACGGGTGAGCTAACCGCCGGGCAGGTTATTGAGCTGGGGGAGAGCCGGCTGGAGGTGCGCTTTGCCCCTGGCCACGCGCCGGGCCATGTGGTGCTCTATGATGCCGCCGGCGGGCAGCTGGTGGGCGGCGACGTGCTGTTTAAGGGCAGTGTGGGCCGCACCGACCTGCCGGGCGGCGACCACGCCACGCTGCTGGCCAGTATCAGAAAAGAGCTGTTTTCGCTGCCCGATGCCACGGTGGTGTACCCTGGCCACGGCCCGGCCACAACTATCGGCGAGGAGCGGCGGAGCAATCCGTTTTTGCAGTAA